One segment of Polaribacter huanghezhanensis DNA contains the following:
- a CDS encoding START-like domain-containing protein produces the protein MSKIKFELEFPIHASPSMLYTYFATPAGLEEWFADKVNSRGKLVTFVWDGDEEKAAILSNKNGEKMKYKWEESEGDETYFEFRIQVDPITKDVSLMVTDFADGEDEVEESKMLWENQIDELKQTIGA, from the coding sequence ATGAGTAAAATTAAATTTGAACTAGAATTTCCTATTCATGCTTCACCAAGTATGTTATATACTTATTTTGCAACTCCCGCAGGATTAGAAGAATGGTTCGCTGATAAAGTAAATTCAAGAGGTAAATTAGTCACTTTTGTTTGGGATGGTGACGAAGAAAAAGCGGCTATTTTGTCAAATAAAAATGGTGAAAAGATGAAATATAAATGGGAAGAAAGCGAAGGAGATGAAACTTATTTTGAATTTAGAATCCAAGTTGACCCAATAACAAAAGATGTTTCTTTAATGGTTACCGATTTTGCAGATGGCGAAGATGAAGTGGAAGAGTCTAAAATGTTATGGGAAAACCAAATTGATGAATTAAAACAGACTATCGGAGCATAA
- a CDS encoding YqgE/AlgH family protein produces MNSLLPKKGRLLIAEPSILNDNSFNRSIILLTEHTKKNSIGFILNKPLSFTVHDLVPEIDCAFPVYQGGPVEQDNLYFVHQVPELIPDCVEVANGIFWGGNFDALKELLNNQELKTSDIRFFLGYSGWESNQLVDELKTDSWFISENNYSNIFATDNTTIWKNKLLEKGGKYKIWANAPSDIQLN; encoded by the coding sequence ATGAATTCACTTTTACCAAAAAAAGGAAGATTGTTAATTGCAGAACCATCGATCTTAAATGACAACTCATTTAATAGATCGATAATTTTGTTGACGGAACACACCAAAAAGAATTCTATTGGTTTTATTTTAAACAAACCTTTAAGTTTTACCGTACACGATTTGGTTCCAGAAATAGACTGTGCTTTTCCTGTATATCAAGGCGGACCAGTAGAGCAAGACAATTTGTATTTTGTGCACCAAGTTCCTGAGTTAATTCCAGACTGCGTAGAAGTTGCAAATGGTATTTTTTGGGGTGGAAATTTTGATGCTTTAAAAGAGTTGTTAAACAATCAAGAATTAAAAACAAGTGATATTCGTTTTTTCTTAGGATATTCTGGTTGGGAAAGCAATCAATTAGTAGATGAATTGAAAACCGATTCTTGGTTTATTTCAGAAAATAACTACTCCAATATTTTTGCTACGGATAATACCACTATTTGGAAAAATAAATTACTAGAAAAAGGCGGTAAATATAAGATTTGGGCAAATGCACCAAGCGATATTCAATTAAACTAA
- a CDS encoding DUF493 family protein, with product MSKKEDFYLKLKDSLEATTKFPSEYLYKFIVPAKGNHFMEVEDVFKNKLIKIASKESKNGKYVSLSIRIELSSADEVISYYRKAEKIEGIISL from the coding sequence ATGTCTAAAAAAGAAGATTTTTATTTAAAACTAAAAGATAGTTTAGAGGCAACAACTAAATTTCCATCAGAATATTTATATAAATTTATCGTTCCTGCAAAAGGAAATCATTTTATGGAAGTTGAAGATGTTTTTAAAAATAAGCTAATTAAAATAGCTTCAAAAGAATCTAAAAATGGTAAATACGTTAGTCTTTCTATAAGAATTGAATTAAGTTCTGCTGATGAAGTAATATCTTATTATAGAAAAGCAGAAAAAATTGAAGGAATTATCTCTCTATAA
- a CDS encoding HU family DNA-binding protein, whose protein sequence is MNKSDLIDAMAADAGISKAAAKAALDSLTSNVTKALKGGERVSLVGWGTWSVSNRAARTGRNPQTGKTIQIAAKNVVKFKAGAGLSSAVN, encoded by the coding sequence ATGAACAAATCAGATTTAATCGATGCAATGGCTGCTGACGCAGGAATTTCTAAAGCTGCAGCAAAAGCTGCCTTAGACTCATTAACTTCTAACGTTACTAAAGCTTTAAAAGGCGGAGAAAGAGTATCTTTAGTTGGATGGGGAACTTGGTCAGTATCTAACAGAGCTGCTAGAACTGGTAGAAACCCACAAACTGGAAAAACTATCCAAATTGCTGCTAAAAACGTAGTTAAGTTTAAAGCAGGTGCTGGATTAAGTAGTGCAGTAAACTAA
- a CDS encoding ATP-binding protein: protein MQQKIVLIGGPGTGKSSVLNELISRGFHCKPEISREVTLEAQKKGIDQLFLTDPLLFSNLLLEGREKQFLDANKSTEKVVFFDRGIPDVHAYLEFFNTDYPPHFIEKSTTHLYTKVFMLPPWKEIYTSDNERYESFEEAVKIYHHLKKTYQQIGYKISIVPFGTIQERTNYILDAIKNDL, encoded by the coding sequence ATGCAACAAAAAATAGTACTTATTGGCGGACCAGGAACAGGGAAATCTTCTGTTTTAAACGAATTAATTTCTAGAGGGTTCCATTGCAAACCAGAAATTTCTAGAGAAGTTACTTTAGAGGCTCAAAAAAAAGGAATCGATCAGTTATTTTTAACTGATCCGTTGTTGTTTAGCAATTTGTTGTTAGAAGGAAGAGAAAAACAATTTTTAGACGCCAACAAATCAACAGAAAAAGTTGTTTTTTTTGATCGTGGAATTCCAGATGTACACGCATATTTAGAATTTTTTAATACGGATTACCCACCACATTTTATCGAAAAAAGTACGACACATTTATACACAAAAGTATTTATGCTTCCGCCTTGGAAAGAGATTTATACTTCTGATAACGAACGATATGAAAGTTTTGAAGAAGCTGTTAAAATTTATCATCACTTAAAAAAAACATACCAACAAATTGGATATAAAATTAGTATTGTACCTTTTGGAACAATTCAAGAACGGACCAACTATATTTTAGATGCCATTAAAAATGATTTATGA
- a CDS encoding RecQ family ATP-dependent DNA helicase, which yields MNTALEILKKYWNHHSFREPQDKIINAVLENKNTIVLLPTGGGKSICFQIPALVKDGICIVVSPLIALMQDQVDSLNNKGIKAFTIASGTSQDDLITLFDNIRFGNYKFLYLSPERLQSPFIQEKIKQLDINLIAVDEAHCISEWGHDFRPSYRNIKILKELKPTTPVIALTATATKEVIDDIANSLEIKDAIVFKKSFYRDNLAYQIFSLEDKLGRLLQICTKTKAPIIVYVSSRNKTKEIASFLNANHFKASFYHGGLSAANKQEAFDNWISEKTPIIVATNAFGMGIDKDNVKVVIHLELPNSIENYIQEAGRAGRNGKKAFSAVLVNKNDIRIYKERLENAFPTIAEIKHIYKSIFSHFQIANGEINEEVFEFNLLKFSDKYKIPANKVATTINLLEANGILQISDSYDKKSTVQFLTSSNRVLNYSKSDSNTTKLIQLLLRSYGGIFEQETKINEFWLAKKAHLLSRQVVTILTKLETEELITYKKATENAELYFLVPREDDKTINSISKNIQKYIKQKIRKATDLVAFIENDAVCRSIQVLKYFNEKEFNKCGICDVCLANKNVYQDVSKEIMAYLSSNKTATSKEICEQISSKEDIILVNLQQLLSEEKISINNFNQYHLNE from the coding sequence ATGAATACTGCTTTAGAAATATTAAAAAAGTATTGGAATCATCATTCGTTTAGAGAACCACAAGATAAAATTATTAATGCCGTTCTAGAAAATAAGAATACAATCGTATTATTACCAACTGGCGGCGGAAAATCTATTTGTTTTCAAATTCCTGCTTTGGTAAAAGACGGAATTTGCATTGTTGTTTCTCCACTTATCGCTTTAATGCAAGATCAAGTTGATAGTTTAAATAACAAAGGGATTAAAGCCTTTACAATTGCTTCTGGCACTTCACAAGACGATTTAATTACTTTGTTTGATAATATTAGATTTGGGAATTATAAGTTTTTATATCTCTCACCAGAAAGATTGCAATCGCCATTTATTCAAGAAAAAATTAAGCAATTAGATATTAATTTAATTGCGGTTGATGAAGCACATTGTATTTCTGAATGGGGACACGATTTTAGACCATCGTACAGAAACATTAAAATTTTAAAAGAATTAAAACCCACAACTCCAGTTATTGCATTAACAGCAACTGCAACAAAAGAAGTCATTGATGATATTGCCAATAGTTTAGAAATTAAGGATGCAATTGTTTTTAAAAAATCTTTTTACAGAGATAACTTAGCCTATCAAATTTTTTCTTTGGAAGATAAATTAGGGCGCCTTTTACAAATCTGCACAAAAACAAAAGCGCCAATTATTGTGTATGTAAGTAGTAGAAATAAAACCAAAGAAATTGCAAGTTTTTTAAATGCAAATCATTTTAAAGCGAGTTTTTATCACGGCGGATTATCAGCTGCAAATAAACAAGAAGCTTTTGACAATTGGATTTCTGAAAAAACACCCATTATTGTAGCAACAAATGCATTTGGAATGGGAATCGATAAAGACAATGTAAAAGTTGTCATCCATTTAGAGTTGCCAAATAGCATCGAAAATTACATTCAGGAAGCTGGAAGAGCTGGCAGAAATGGTAAAAAAGCTTTTTCTGCTGTGCTCGTTAATAAGAATGATATTCGTATTTATAAAGAACGATTAGAAAATGCTTTTCCTACAATTGCAGAAATTAAACACATTTACAAAAGTATTTTTTCGCACTTTCAAATTGCAAATGGAGAAATTAATGAAGAAGTATTTGAGTTCAATCTTCTTAAATTTTCTGATAAATATAAAATACCCGCAAACAAAGTAGCAACAACTATTAATTTATTAGAAGCAAACGGAATACTTCAAATTTCTGACAGTTATGATAAAAAGTCTACGGTACAATTTTTAACAAGTAGCAATCGTGTTTTAAACTATTCGAAATCAGATTCTAATACCACAAAATTGATTCAGTTGTTGTTGAGAAGTTATGGTGGAATTTTTGAGCAAGAAACAAAAATCAATGAATTTTGGTTGGCAAAAAAAGCACATTTACTTTCTAGGCAAGTGGTTACCATTCTTACAAAATTAGAAACCGAGGAATTAATAACGTATAAAAAAGCAACTGAAAATGCTGAACTCTATTTTTTAGTTCCCAGAGAAGATGACAAAACCATCAATAGCATTTCTAAAAATATTCAGAAATACATCAAACAAAAAATAAGAAAAGCTACAGATTTAGTTGCCTTTATTGAAAATGATGCTGTTTGTAGAAGCATCCAGGTTTTAAAATATTTTAACGAGAAAGAATTCAATAAATGTGGTATTTGTGATGTTTGTTTAGCAAACAAGAATGTATATCAAGATGTATCAAAAGAAATTATGGCGTATTTATCATCAAACAAAACGGCAACTTCAAAAGAAATCTGCGAACAAATTTCAAGCAAAGAAGACATCATTTTAGTAAATTTGCAACAGCTTTTATCCGAAGAAAAAATAAGCATCAATAATTTTAATCAATATCACCTTAACGAATGA
- a CDS encoding aminotransferase class IV has product MLNYNGDLIDKNDFYVSANNRAFKYGDAIFETVAIINNKVVFWEDHYFRLMASMRMLRMEIPLKFTLEFIEQEILKSIPNHLENKKVRVRLSVYRKDGGLYTPKTNEVDYVIEVSENLYQTKNTYQIDLFKDFYNYSGLLSTIKTTNRMLNTLASIYMQENELDNCVLLNENKGIVEATNANIFVVKGNEIKTPALTEGCIKGIVRKKVIEILQKNKDFTLVETSISPFEMQKADEIFLTNSIIGIQPVTKYRKKEFKTEIGEKLLATLKVQQIISKA; this is encoded by the coding sequence ATGTTGAATTATAACGGCGATTTAATTGATAAAAATGATTTTTATGTTTCTGCAAACAACAGAGCGTTTAAATATGGAGATGCCATTTTTGAGACCGTTGCTATTATCAATAATAAGGTAGTTTTTTGGGAAGATCATTATTTTAGGTTGATGGCTTCTATGCGGATGTTGCGTATGGAAATTCCGTTAAAATTTACCTTAGAATTTATTGAACAAGAAATCTTAAAATCAATTCCGAATCATTTAGAAAATAAAAAGGTTCGTGTTCGATTGTCTGTGTATAGAAAAGATGGCGGATTGTACACGCCAAAAACGAATGAAGTTGATTATGTAATTGAAGTTTCTGAAAATTTATATCAAACAAAAAACACCTATCAAATAGATTTGTTTAAAGATTTTTATAATTACTCTGGATTACTTTCTACTATAAAAACTACCAACAGAATGTTAAATACCTTGGCAAGTATTTACATGCAAGAAAACGAATTAGACAATTGTGTGTTGTTAAACGAAAATAAAGGAATTGTAGAAGCAACAAATGCTAATATTTTTGTTGTTAAAGGAAACGAAATTAAAACTCCGGCATTAACAGAAGGTTGTATCAAAGGAATTGTCAGAAAAAAAGTGATAGAAATACTTCAAAAAAATAAAGATTTTACCTTGGTAGAAACTTCAATTTCTCCTTTTGAAATGCAAAAAGCAGACGAAATCTTTTTAACAAATTCTATTATCGGAATTCAGCCAGTTACAAAGTATCGTAAAAAAGAATTTAAAACAGAAATAGGAGAGAAGTTGTTGGCAACTTTAAAAGTGCAACAAATTATTTCTAAAGCTTAG
- a CDS encoding peptidylprolyl isomerase — translation MKIKIITILFIATYFVSFAQKNTDELFRVDGTKVSVLEFKKVYEKNLNIVQDENQKKIKENLDLFINFKLKLKEAYRLKLNETKRYKREIETYKNQLISPYLQDTTYLSTLVKDAYYRTKYKVNVSHVLVKVDRNATPADTLIAYNKIQKARKEVLSGKDFDKVALAYSDDQSVKNNLGNVGYFTAFRMVYPFENNAYKTKIGEISEPFKTSYGYHFLKVNDLQLSDGEVEVAHLLITDQSKKGKILVDSIYTSLKNGANFEQLVLKYSKDKSTVLSEGKLPKFGIGTMVKPFEVASFKLKNTNDISMPFKTQYGWHIVKLLKKYPVKSFKKMKNELTKKVKASGGARMSDLHVLQRLKSEYKIVEFEKTKAVFNSEGIRASNKDTLQQVILSINNKKIKQAAFFDYIRNRRHKSIAVLFNDFKNEEVLTYFKEHLKFTEPEFANTLQEYQDGLIVFDFMQQKVWDKSTKDSVGLKNYFYKNKSKYSFKELSNNKGQVMNDYQEFLDKELIATLRKRYPVIIKKRTLKKLIKQYASHE, via the coding sequence ATGAAGATTAAAATTATTACAATCTTATTTATAGCAACTTATTTTGTTTCTTTTGCACAGAAAAATACTGATGAATTGTTTCGTGTTGATGGCACAAAAGTATCTGTATTAGAATTTAAAAAGGTGTACGAGAAAAATTTAAATATTGTTCAAGATGAAAATCAAAAAAAGATCAAAGAAAATTTAGATTTATTTATCAATTTTAAATTAAAATTAAAAGAAGCATATCGATTAAAATTAAATGAAACGAAAAGGTATAAAAGAGAAATAGAAACCTATAAAAATCAGTTAATTTCACCATATTTACAAGACACAACGTATTTGTCTACATTGGTAAAAGATGCCTATTATAGAACAAAATACAAGGTTAATGTGAGTCATGTTTTAGTAAAAGTTGATAGAAATGCAACTCCTGCAGATACTTTAATAGCGTATAATAAAATACAGAAAGCAAGAAAAGAAGTACTTTCTGGGAAAGATTTTGATAAAGTTGCGCTTGCGTATTCTGATGATCAATCAGTAAAAAATAATTTGGGAAATGTAGGTTATTTTACTGCTTTTAGAATGGTGTATCCTTTTGAAAATAATGCATATAAAACAAAAATTGGTGAGATTTCTGAACCTTTTAAAACGAGTTATGGATATCATTTTTTAAAAGTAAATGATTTACAATTGTCTGATGGAGAAGTAGAAGTAGCACATTTGTTAATTACAGATCAATCTAAGAAAGGAAAAATATTAGTTGATAGTATTTATACAAGTTTAAAAAATGGTGCAAATTTTGAGCAATTAGTTTTAAAATATTCTAAGGACAAAAGTACTGTTTTAAGCGAAGGAAAACTACCTAAATTTGGTATTGGCACAATGGTAAAACCATTTGAGGTAGCATCTTTTAAGTTGAAAAACACAAACGATATTTCAATGCCTTTTAAAACGCAATACGGTTGGCACATTGTTAAATTATTAAAAAAATATCCTGTTAAATCATTTAAAAAAATGAAAAATGAATTGACAAAAAAAGTGAAAGCAAGCGGCGGCGCAAGAATGTCTGATTTACATGTTTTACAAAGGTTAAAAAGCGAATATAAGATTGTAGAATTTGAAAAAACTAAAGCTGTTTTTAATTCAGAAGGAATTAGAGCTTCTAATAAAGACACTTTACAGCAAGTAATTTTATCAATAAATAACAAAAAGATTAAGCAAGCAGCATTTTTTGATTATATAAGGAACAGAAGACACAAATCTATTGCTGTTCTTTTTAATGATTTTAAGAACGAAGAAGTGCTTACTTATTTTAAAGAGCATTTAAAATTTACAGAACCAGAGTTTGCTAACACATTACAGGAATACCAAGATGGTTTAATTGTATTTGATTTTATGCAACAAAAAGTTTGGGACAAATCAACAAAAGATAGTGTAGGATTAAAAAACTATTTTTATAAAAATAAATCGAAATATTCTTTTAAAGAATTGTCTAATAATAAAGGACAAGTAATGAATGATTATCAAGAATTTTTAGACAAAGAATTAATTGCAACTTTACGCAAAAGATATCCAGTAATTATAAAGAAGAGAACTTTAAAAAAACTCATAAAACAATACGCTTCTCATGAATAA
- a CDS encoding rhomboid family intramembrane serine protease, translating into MNQFVLGIIIVNVLVSIKGFNEYTFLDKYKFQVGKIVGGEKIRMLTSGFLHVDWMHLGFNMYALYLFGGIVAGIMGNISFLIVYFGSLLAGNMYSMYYHKNEPYYSAVGASGAVSGVLYAAILLYPDMTLMMFPLPIPIPAYIFGVGYLLYSIYGMKKQLGNVGHSAHLGGTIGGFVIALVMMPNLISQNTLMVGLLAIPIVLLLLFGKKLKEL; encoded by the coding sequence ATGAATCAATTTGTATTAGGAATCATCATTGTCAATGTTTTAGTGTCAATTAAAGGATTTAATGAATATACTTTTTTAGATAAATATAAATTCCAAGTTGGAAAAATTGTAGGCGGAGAAAAAATAAGGATGCTTACTTCTGGGTTTTTACATGTAGATTGGATGCATCTTGGGTTTAACATGTATGCGTTGTATTTATTTGGCGGAATTGTTGCTGGAATCATGGGGAATATTTCTTTTTTAATTGTTTATTTTGGAAGTTTATTAGCCGGAAACATGTATTCAATGTATTATCATAAAAACGAACCATATTACAGCGCTGTTGGGGCATCTGGAGCGGTTTCTGGAGTTTTATATGCAGCAATTTTATTGTATCCAGACATGACATTAATGATGTTTCCGTTACCAATTCCAATTCCTGCGTATATTTTTGGAGTTGGATATTTATTGTATTCAATTTACGGAATGAAAAAACAATTAGGAAATGTTGGTCATTCTGCACATTTAGGAGGCACCATCGGTGGATTTGTAATTGCTTTGGTAATGATGCCAAATCTAATTTCGCAAAACACCTTAATGGTTGGTCTGTTGGCAATACCAATTGTACTATTATTACTTTTTGGAAAGAAACTGAAAGAATTATAA
- a CDS encoding aminotransferase class V-fold PLP-dependent enzyme, translating to MKSLEHYFSQFRTHIVGVDQKFESPYGEQHLMYTDWTASGRLYRPIEEKLLNDFGPFVANTHTETSTSGAAMTLAYHEARNMIKRHVNASEDDALITEGSGMTGVVNKFQRILGLKISESLKEHTTVPDELRPIVFVSHMEHHSNQTSWLETIADVVVIPCNQEGLLCFDSFEKLIKEHESRPIKIASITACSNVTGIKTDYHQVAKIIHANNGLCFVDFACSAPYVDIDMHPEDEDASLDAIFFSPHKFLGGPGTSGVLIFNKKLYKNLVPDNPGGGTVSYTNPWGEHDYFDDVEMREDGGTPAFMQTIKIALCIQLKEKMGTNKIHEREEEINTKLFACLESIPNVHILAPTHKKRLGIFSFYVNHVHFNLIVKLLNDRFGIQTRGGCSCAGTYGHFLLNVDQQRSNAIKKQIIEGCSVEKPGWVRLSIHPTITNAEVNFICDALKAVCENVEVWKNDYDYDIVNNDYKHKTHLSIEKALVEKWFAN from the coding sequence ATGAAATCATTAGAACACTATTTTAGCCAATTTAGAACTCATATTGTTGGAGTGGATCAAAAATTTGAATCTCCTTATGGAGAACAACATTTAATGTATACAGATTGGACTGCTAGCGGAAGGTTATACAGACCGATTGAAGAAAAATTGTTAAATGATTTTGGTCCTTTTGTGGCAAATACACATACAGAAACATCAACTAGCGGAGCGGCGATGACGTTGGCATATCACGAAGCTAGAAATATGATTAAGCGTCATGTAAACGCATCAGAAGATGATGCGTTAATTACCGAAGGATCAGGAATGACAGGCGTTGTAAATAAATTTCAACGTATATTAGGATTAAAAATTAGTGAAAGCTTAAAAGAACATACAACAGTTCCAGATGAATTAAGACCCATTGTTTTTGTTTCTCATATGGAGCATCATTCAAATCAGACTTCTTGGCTAGAAACCATTGCAGATGTTGTTGTAATTCCGTGTAACCAAGAAGGATTGTTGTGTTTTGATAGTTTTGAAAAATTGATAAAAGAACACGAAAGTAGACCTATTAAAATAGCTTCAATTACAGCCTGTTCTAATGTAACCGGAATAAAAACAGATTATCATCAAGTTGCAAAAATAATTCATGCAAATAACGGGTTGTGTTTTGTAGATTTTGCTTGTTCTGCGCCGTATGTAGATATTGATATGCATCCAGAAGATGAAGATGCATCTTTAGACGCAATTTTCTTTTCTCCACATAAATTTTTAGGCGGACCAGGAACTTCTGGAGTTTTAATTTTTAATAAGAAATTGTATAAAAATCTAGTGCCAGATAATCCTGGAGGAGGAACGGTAAGTTATACAAATCCTTGGGGAGAACACGATTATTTTGACGATGTAGAAATGAGAGAAGATGGTGGAACACCAGCTTTTATGCAAACCATAAAAATTGCTTTATGTATTCAGCTAAAAGAAAAAATGGGCACCAATAAAATTCATGAGAGAGAAGAAGAAATCAATACAAAATTATTTGCTTGTTTAGAGTCGATTCCGAATGTACATATTTTAGCGCCAACTCATAAAAAACGTTTGGGCATTTTTTCATTTTATGTAAATCATGTTCATTTTAATTTAATTGTAAAATTATTAAACGACCGTTTTGGAATTCAAACTCGTGGTGGTTGTTCTTGTGCAGGAACGTATGGACATTTCTTGTTAAATGTAGATCAACAACGATCAAATGCGATTAAAAAACAAATTATTGAAGGTTGTTCTGTAGAAAAACCAGGTTGGGTTCGTTTGTCAATTCATCCAACGATAACAAATGCAGAAGTTAATTTTATTTGTGATGCTTTAAAAGCAGTTTGTGAAAATGTAGAAGTGTGGAAAAATGATTATGATTACGACATAGTAAATAACGATTATAAGCATAAAACGCATTTGTCTATAGAAAAAGCCTTGGTAGAAAAATGGTTTGCTAACTAA
- the fmt gene encoding methionyl-tRNA formyltransferase encodes MRDLRIVFMGTPDFAVTILKHLVENKYSVVGVITAPDKPAGRGRKLNESAVKKYAVSQNLTVLQPTNLKNQDFIDELTALKANLQIVVAFRMLPKVVWQMPEFGTFNLHASLLPEYRGAAPINWAIINGETKTGVTTFFIDDKIDTGEIILQKEIAIKDDEIVGELHDRLMYLGAALVLETVQLIKEDNVAPKKQPELEEKTAYKLFPDNCKVYWTDSLENIYNKIRGLNPYPAAWTTIYTNDIETTAKLYKVSKEFVKHTDAVGNIISTKKTLKVAVLNGYLIIDEIKLAGKKKMETQNLLNGFQFSSNSKMA; translated from the coding sequence ATGAGAGATTTACGAATTGTATTTATGGGAACTCCAGATTTTGCAGTCACCATTTTAAAACATTTAGTAGAAAACAAGTACAGTGTTGTTGGTGTAATTACTGCTCCAGACAAACCAGCTGGAAGAGGACGAAAGTTGAACGAATCTGCCGTTAAAAAATATGCCGTTTCTCAAAACTTAACTGTTTTACAACCAACCAATCTTAAAAATCAAGATTTTATAGATGAATTAACTGCATTAAAAGCCAATTTACAAATTGTTGTTGCCTTTAGAATGTTGCCAAAAGTAGTTTGGCAAATGCCAGAATTTGGCACCTTTAATTTACACGCATCTTTATTACCAGAATATCGCGGAGCTGCACCAATTAATTGGGCTATTATTAATGGTGAAACAAAAACGGGTGTAACCACATTCTTTATTGATGATAAAATTGACACAGGAGAAATCATTCTTCAAAAAGAAATTGCTATAAAAGACGATGAAATTGTTGGCGAATTGCACGATCGATTAATGTATTTAGGAGCAGCTTTGGTTTTAGAAACGGTACAACTTATAAAGGAAGACAATGTTGCTCCAAAAAAACAACCAGAATTAGAAGAAAAAACGGCTTATAAATTGTTTCCTGATAACTGTAAAGTTTATTGGACAGATAGTTTAGAAAATATCTACAATAAAATACGCGGATTAAATCCGTATCCAGCAGCTTGGACAACTATTTATACGAATGATATAGAAACTACCGCAAAGCTGTATAAAGTTTCTAAGGAATTTGTAAAGCATACTGATGCAGTTGGTAACATAATAAGCACAAAAAAAACCTTAAAAGTTGCCGTTTTAAACGGATATTTAATTATTGATGAAATAAAACTGGCCGGAAAGAAGAAAATGGAGACTCAAAACCTGTTAAATGGCTTCCAATTTTCATCCAACTCAAAAATGGCTTAA
- a CDS encoding lysophospholipid acyltransferase family protein, whose product MHKLVFYLSYPIIWLFSKLPFRVLYIISDGLYYLLFYVVGYRKKVVLDNLKLSFPTKSDTELKLIRKRFFKHFTDVFIESIKSFSISEEELKKRYRFINPEVANEVAKEGKSIILLGSHYANWEWVISLPFVLNIEIFAAYTKLQNKYFEKAIKKNRTKYGMIGFKTSEFIKYMVKNIKNKRQGLYILLSDQSPQVEKTYYWKEFLGVKVPIHTGAEMLAKKFDCAVINFSCRKIKRGYYEIDFKTITTTPKEFGNYQIMDEYLKITEKLIREEPAYYLWSHKRFKHKDKAPN is encoded by the coding sequence ATGCACAAACTTGTTTTCTATTTATCGTATCCCATAATTTGGTTGTTTTCTAAACTCCCTTTCAGAGTATTATATATCATTTCTGACGGATTGTATTATTTGTTATTTTACGTAGTTGGCTATCGAAAAAAGGTTGTTTTAGACAATTTAAAATTGTCTTTCCCTACGAAATCAGATACCGAGTTAAAGTTGATTAGGAAACGTTTTTTTAAACATTTTACTGATGTGTTTATAGAAAGTATAAAAAGTTTTTCTATTAGTGAAGAAGAGTTAAAAAAGAGGTATCGCTTTATAAACCCAGAAGTGGCAAATGAAGTTGCTAAAGAGGGTAAAAGTATTATTTTATTAGGATCACATTATGCAAATTGGGAGTGGGTTATTTCTCTTCCATTTGTTTTAAATATTGAAATATTTGCAGCTTACACAAAACTTCAAAATAAATATTTTGAGAAAGCCATAAAGAAAAATAGAACAAAATATGGAATGATTGGCTTTAAAACATCTGAGTTTATTAAATACATGGTGAAAAATATTAAAAACAAAAGACAAGGTTTGTATATCTTATTAAGCGATCAATCTCCTCAAGTAGAAAAAACATATTATTGGAAAGAGTTTTTAGGTGTTAAAGTCCCTATACATACTGGAGCAGAAATGTTGGCTAAAAAATTTGATTGTGCTGTGATCAATTTTAGTTGTAGGAAAATAAAAAGAGGGTATTACGAAATTGATTTTAAAACAATTACAACAACTCCAAAAGAATTTGGAAATTATCAAATAATGGACGAGTATTTAAAAATTACCGAAAAATTAATTCGTGAAGAACCTGCATATTATTTATGGTCTCATAAACGTTTTAAACATAAAGATAAAGCACCCAACTAA